The sequence gtgcATTTTTGCTTATGAAACAGGTCTTCCAGTTTCCTGAAGCCCTGTGTCACAACAGCTGAATGAAATGATTCACGTACCTAAACCTTAactagaaaggaaataatttccttcaaGCTATGAATACTATGCACATTCTCAGTTGCCTACTATTCCACCTTAACTTGTAAACGTAAGAAACTTGCCCCTGACAGGATCCCAATGAACCAGAAGTGTGGTTGATCtagtattaaaaatgtttttcatgtccCTTAAGCTACATAATCTTTCATATATGAGCAAAGTGACAATACCAAATCACCAATTCCAAACATTCAATTACTTTGTggacaactgaaaataaacaagtaacatttctatttctttgttttgctaaCCGACACCCTCAGTGCACTGCCTCAAAACAGTAAGTGTTGCCCTACAGATGTGATAAAGAAAACACTGGAAGTCATATCCAAGGTGCTCACATTCATCTTGAAGTCATAAAATGAATAAGTTCATTTCAGCTAATCAAAATGTCTCAGTGAACCACAGTATGAGACAGTTCTTAATCCAAAACAGAACGCTTATTTCTCAGACACATACTAATTTGTGGGTAGATTGGTTTATAGCAAGTGGTGGGCATAAAACTACAATGATTTATACCACTACAAGAACAAACCCAGACTGATTATAGATAGAATGTATTAACTGCTTTTTAAGAGACCAAGATATATGTTTTCTGATTTGCAATAATTAGAACAGGAAGCCCTAGTGAACCCAAAGCAGCTACTGTTTTACAGTGACTTCCTCATAACTATTaatgtggatttctttttattgagtCTGCCAATTGtggacaaaatattttaatagtgtTTCAGACTTATTTTGAGGCCCATTAGGAAATACTCACAAATTTTCTATCAAATGCTGTATTATAATGCTATTCTGACACGTTCTATGCACTCAGGAGTACACCAGCCTAGTCAGGAAGTTTACAGATATTATTGTGAAGGCAGATCCTTACACAGAAGTAATTTAACTAAATTGCATACTTATTTTACGAGTCTTCCTCTCTGTCCTTAATTAAAGAGGAACTTGTGTAAAATTTTGATGAATTCTCAGTGAACTGAATTAATGTGGACGATTAGGGAAAAATATTGCAACCTACAGGAAAAAGACAAtacacaaacagaacaaaacagattttaaaacaagtgtCATCAAAGGAATACgcaaaaaaatgcaacataCACACATCAGTTGATATAAATAATCACCGGTCCACTGAAGCCTTTGAAACAATCTATGCAAAACAAGGATGTGCGTCTGTATAAGTAAGAGCAAAATGGACTGAACCAGCCTATCTTATCATTTCACAGGCTCAACTGAACTTCTCATATTTACCAAAGGTTagcattaattttctctttcgAATCGGTAGTTGGCCATGATTCCAAACCCATCCATGTTCCAGTATTGAGACAACAGTATATCTCACTAAGAGTTCACATCTTACCATGCAGTTTGCATTAATTGTGACTTATATGTTAAAACGAATAAAATAACCTGATTTGTGTTCCTGTGTGTTCATGGCACTTTAGCATATTActtataaagaaataatagatGACATGTTTATTTAATGTGAACAATCTTCCAGATGGTGTAATTCTATGATATGTATAATTAAGCATCTTCATCTTACCATTGTCTTCAATAGAGAAATAGAAGATGTCACTGGTAGCATTATCACCTTCCTTCAGGATGTAGCTGATCTTCCTTTCATCAATATCAGCTAAGGAAAGAGTATACTAAATAAATCATCATAGGATTTTACTACAGAATATAGGACATTTCATTATACCTTTACTATTTGATTACGTACTGGTAAGTTGGCTAATTTGTGGATAAAGTATTTCAGCTACCAAACTTGTATAATGTGGCATGGCTTCTTATGCTGGTCTATACTCAGCATCACAACATAAATTTAGTTATTAGCTCAAAGAACAATGGCAAAAAGACAGCGAGATGCAGTTTTaccataaatatttatttttaaatactaaatcAAATCCTTGTTTCGGCACATAAGGATGAATTACTTTGCTATAACTAAATTGAATCTATTGGGAGTAAAGGTCTGCCAATTTTTTGAAGATCAATTTACTTCAATcaattttttaagcttttctatGATACACAAAACTGTCGCATATACATTAAGAATGAATATGAGAATGTATTAAACAAATCACAAATAGGCCTAAAAGCCAATAAAATTTGGGTTTGATATTCCTAGCGAATAGGGGTAAACCAtcaggcaaaagaaaagtaaacgggcacataaaaataatggagaCCTCTAATCCTATTACAGTATCTAACGAGAATTTTGGTAAATGGTTTCCCCCCTCCTGATAGTCAAAGCACACTGGAGGTAGGCAAAGCCTAGGCTGAAAGTTTCTTTGTGAAAGCTTTCAACTTTCTATTCCATCCAGGACAGATGAATGACAGTCCTCCAGAAAAGTCCGTAAGATTGGCTGGAGCACAGGGGCATATTTATAGAGACGCTGGGTGCTGTCACTGTCGCACCATTCTCTGAGGTTCTTCCCTCTGCACAGGTTTCGTGGAGCTGACCTGAAGGAGGCCTCCCTACCTGCTGAGCTTTCTCTGTGGAACAGAATCACACAAAATGTCACCCAAGCTACTGAGGCTATACTGAGTGTTCCCAGTATAGCCCCagtatgtttgggtttttttaatctagtgATATGCAGAAACGTTAAGCACCTTTCTAAATGATTTTCTCTGAAGACAACCGTGATTTTTGAGCCTGGGATTAATTTCCAGGCAGGCAAACAGGTATAAcagtcttcaaaaagaaacatgtGGGATTTGCAAATCACCATTTCAGGTTTTATCCCATCTCTTTAGGAGCAGTACCATGCTACGTACACAGTAAGATGTACATTTAACATGCAGTAGAAAACACATTAATGCATGCACATACAACACAGAAATTTTCTATCATGTCTTCATAAGTAAAACAAGTCTTCATTTCTAAAATGCATATAATATAATTCTGATCATTTGCACACACTTCATAGTTTAGAAGCCATTACTTTCTAAGTCcttgaaaaaaagattcaaataATACAACACAAAATAACAGCTCTTTGAGCCCAATATTTATAAGCAAATACAATGATTAGCACCTACCTTGTATAAATGTTCTAATGCTCTCATTTCCAAGGGAAGTATTAATGAGGAAGCCATGCTCCGGCCCATctgttattttgtatttcaacaGCTTGTGTGGGCTGTCTCAGTCCTCTGCCTTTAGTGCTTTACTAGTGATGAGGAAGCCTAGATGCCCAGCTGGAAGTCTTCTCAGAGTAGGGGCGCCCTTGTTCACCACTAACTGTGGCACTCTGTTGTCCAGTGAAGTGATCTGAATCCTCATCATCTGGGATTGATGGATCTCCTTGCTAGTGTCAGGGAAAACATAGAAGTTTGTGTGGGTCCCATCGGTCACAGAGAAGGAGAAACTATCTTGGCTGGTTTCTGTACCATCATGTCTGTAGCTGATAAGATTCTCATTCAAGTCTTGTTTGGTGAAGCTGGTAACTGGGTAGCTGTTGTTGTACAAAATCTGGCCATGCACTGGAACCTGAGTGACCCTGAATAGGAGTAAATGGTCAGGTGTATCCCCATCTTCCACAGTCAGCTCAAAAGGGGTGATCAGCCTGGTCTCCCCTTCCTCAACAACCAGGTCACCAATAGTTAAAATTGGTTTTTTATTGTCCACGTCTGTGATGAAGACCCTGAAAGTACGGAAGACAGGGTTATATCCATCTGTCGCTTCAAACTCAAAACTGTCCATCTTCACCTCATCCTGTGCAGTGTGAATGTAGTAAATCTTGTTGCCAGCAAGTTGGAGTTGAGTAAAGGAAACAACTGGTACTCCAGGACTGTCTGAATTCTCTAGGTGGCCCCGGGTTGGTGACCGGGTGACACTGAAACACAAATTTTCATCAGGACTGTTAACATCACTTGTGCTAAGCAGATCAGTTGTGAGTGTCACTTTTCCACCTTCTTTCAGAGTTACACCCTTGTTGATCACCTCAGGGAAGACCGTATCAGTGCTGCCGATGGTAATATAGAAGTACCTGTCTATCAAGGCATTAATACCATCAGTAACATCGAATTTAATCAGATCACGCACTCCATGTAGGCCAGTATGAACATAGCGGATAAAACCCTGGTCTAAATCATGTTGGGTGAAGTTTGTGCCTTGTGTAATGTTGAACAGCACTTCCTCTTGTCTGTTCAGATGCTGTAAGAAACCCTGCACAGGTGCCAAACGGATGATATAGACAAGACTCTTGTCCTCTGAATCAGTATCTGTGGCTTTAAGGTCTTGACTAGAGATGACCTTTGACTTGCCAATCTCTACTTCCAGACCACTGTTGATTGCCATCCTGGGGGTCTCATCATCTACCAAGATCACCATAATTGGTACATTCTGCTCCACTGTGTGGTGTCCATCAGTCAGCTGAATTTGGAAACTGTCTTCTTTCGTCTCCGAGTCGTCATGTTCATACACAATGCTGGAAGTCTCCTGGATCTCCTCCAGGGTGAAGCTGTGAACAGGCACACTGCCTGTGGATAGCTGCTGCACAATCTGCCTGTGCTTAGGAGGGACAGCAATAACAAAATGCAGGTCATCTGGAGGCACGTCTGCATCGGCTCCGTTGAGGGTGGGGGTGTCAATCACCAGGCTCATCCCTTCAAGCACCATGAATTCACGCACAAACAGCTGCGGCTTTTCATCATTGGTGGGGATGACAACAATGGGAAAGAACTGGTGAGGTGAGAAGTTAACACCGTCAGAGCACTGGAAAGTGAACCTATCCTCCACAGGCTCCACGCCTTTGTGGATGCTCTGCACATAGTTGACATGGCCCAGACGAACATCTTTGATGGAAAAAGCACTGATGGTACCGGCTCTAGACTTCTCAGACCCTGGGGCTGGAGAGACATTCTCCAAATATCCTGAAGTGGGCTGAACTGTGACAATGCACAAGATGTCATCTCTGGGAGTATTTATGTCCTCCACATCCAGCTGTTCCAGAGTTAGAGTACTCTTCCCTCCCTCGAGGACGCTGAGCGGCTCTGCTGCAACCATCACTTCAGGTGCAATGCTGTCCACCGGCAATATAGTTACAGCCACACGCACCCTTTGTAGAGCACTGCCTCCCGCCACCCATTCACTGGAGAGGTCAGAAATAGCGAGATTGAAGGAATCATACATCTTTTTCAAACCAATCTCTCCACTGGTGTGAGCATAGACTACTACTCCACTGATGAGGTCATGCTGGGTAAACTTTCCTGATCGTACTCCATCCACGAGGATGTCACCCAGCTTGGGTGGATCCTGCACAATGAAGGTCAGCACCAAATCATCTGTATCCTCGTCTGTACCCTGCATAAGCGACGTAGTAATTTCAGTAGCACCATTTTCCAGGACATCAATGGCTGCTCCCGCCTGCCTGTGACCACCAGAGAGAGTGATACCTGGGTTTTCATCATCCACAGGCTGCACAGTAATCTTGACTGTTATTGGCACATGGTGGACACCATCACTCACTTCCAACTGATAAAAATCACTGTCAAACTCATCACCGCTGTGCTTGTAGGAGATGTGCCCACCACCAATGTCATCTAGCAGGAAAGATTCCCCTTGCACCATCAAGCCCTCCTCCCGATAACGGAGATGGCCATGGTCTGGAGCTTGAGTTACAGTGAAGACAATCTGGTCTGCAGATGTGTCCTCATCTGTAGCATCCAGTTGATTTCTGGTGAGAAGGAAGCTGTTTCCCTCAAGCACGGTGAAGCCTGTATTGGTGATCTGAGGTGGCTGGTTGTCCACTGGCTGCAGGAAGAGAGTAAAGGTATCTTGTAGAGAATTTCCAGCTGAGTCCTCTACACGGAACGTGAACTGAACCACCCGTGGTGTGATTCCCAAGTCCTGAGCCGGAGGTCGATACGCCACCTTGTGGTGGTTGACCTGAGCTTGGGTGAAATGTGTAATCCGTATCTCGGGACTGTCAGCCAACACAATCTCTCCAGTGACCACAGAGTGGTTCTCATCTGTGTCGGTTGGAGGTGTCAGTAAAGTGTACTTCAGCTCCCTGTCATCTGTATCCAGGTCAGTGTACCGTAAATAGTGGTTCTTAAAGACAGTCAGCTGGTATTCCTGCACAGTCATCTGCAGGCTAGTACCCGGGTACAGTGCGGGTGGCAAGTTATCTACTGGTTGGACTTTGACAGTGAATACGTGTTCCCCTGATGTGTTAGGGGGGTTGTTGTCATCCTGCAGCTGGAATACAATGTGGCCTATCACTGGGCTGGTGCTGTGAGCTCCTGTGTGTCTGAAGAACAGCCTCCCATCCAGgatgtcctgctgcagccactcGTTCACCACGCTCTCGTACACGTGTTCATCCTCCACAAAGTGccagggggaggaagaggaatcATTCTCCAACCCTGGTTCACTTCCTTTGCTCTCATAAGATGCTGGTTGCTCTGCCTGAcgcagcagcagctcaccaaAGTGGTAGGAGTGTAGCAGGGACACTGCAGAGTCCCCAGCTAGGACAAATCGGATAGCAGTATCATCAGAGTCAACATCTGTGGCACTGAGGACAAAAGGTGAGATCTGGACAGTCTGGTGCTCACTCAGCACCAGCCCTGTATTTGCattcagcagcagtggctgaTCATCATCAGGAGCAATGGTGATGGGGTACAGAAACTCAACCTGGTGCTGCCCATCTGCCATGTGGAAAACAATGTTATCACTGTAGCTGTGCTCGCTGCCATCGTGCTGGTAAATCACCTGCCCTGCTGCTAGCTCTGCAGCAGTGAAGTACTTGCGACCGGGCGGTACACCCAGTACCTTGAGCTTCCCATACTGTAGGCCCCGTATGACCCAGACCTTCACCTCTTTCAGGTTGTCCTCATCACTGATCTCCAAGTTACCAGACAGGGGTCGTGACTGGCCCTCAAACAGCATTAACTGCGGGCCAGCCACACGACTGAAAGTGGCCACAGGGGGCCAATGTGTTCATGGGCTTCACCAGGatcaagaaagcaaaaggatcTGAGGAGGCACCATCAGAGTCCAGCACTTCTATTTCCACCTGGAAAATCCTCTCCTGGTCTGAGTCCAGGGTAGGGGGCTGGTAGGCAATCTTCAGCTCCCTCACCTCCTGCTGCGAGAAGGAAACGAGGGCGTGGCTGGGGTCATCGGTGCTGAGCAGGAAGCCTTGCTGCCGTGGGTCACTGGGCCagacagaggtgaggctgaagATAAGGAAGTCCGGGGGCGTCTCCAGGTCCTCAGCAGCCAACATGTCCAGGGTGAGGGCTGTGAGCGCAAACTGGTCCACCTCCATCATAAGCAGCGCCAGGAAGCTGGGCTTGGGCGGCTCGTTGTCGGCCCCTTCGTGGATCCGCACCAGCACCTGGAAGTATTCCCGCTGCTCCGGGCCGGCAGCAGGCTGCACGGTCACCCGCGCTGGGATGTAGTCCCGGCCGGGGGAGGCGGTGGCCGCCGTGTGCTGGTAGCGCATCCCCGCTCGCAGCACGGCGGAGCAGCCGCCGCTGTAGCCGGGGGGCAGGGGCCGCCCCTCGGCGTCCAGCAGCCGCCCGTAGGCGGGAAGGGGGGCGGCGCCGGCAGCCTCGGGGGGCAGCAGGGTGAGGCGGCAGCGCCGGCCGGGCTCGCCCTCAGGGAAGCCCAGCACTTTGTCATCCAGGGGAGCGCTGAGCCCCCGCAGCTTCTCCACGGGCAGGGGCAGGTTGCGGCTGAGCAGGCgcagctgctggaagagcaCCTCCACCTCCAGCGTGAAGGGCACGACAAGGGTCCGGCGGGGCGAGTCGTAACGGAGCTGGAGGCGCAGGCGATACCGGCTGGGGCTGCGGGCCCCGAAGTGGGTGTAGGTGACCTGCCCGCGGGCGAAGGCGCAGGGGAAGCGCGGGGGATGCAGGGCGCCGGCAGGCTgcgggcccggcccgctcccCAGCACCGCCACGGCACACCTGTCCCCCGGCCGCACCCGCAGCACCAGCTCCGCCGCCGGGTCCAGCGACACGGAGCGGCCGAGGGGGACGCGCAGCCCCCGCTGGGAGACCAGGATACCAGAGGCTTCGTGCTCCAGCGGGGGCTCCCCCGCCCCCTGCGCGCTCAGGAgcccgagcagcagcagcgccgcGGCAGGATCCCCCCGGGGCGCCCCGGCCATGGCCCGGCTGCTGCGGAGCGCCCtgcgccggcccccgccccgccgtgGCTACTGAAGGGCCGGGGCGGAGGCGCCGCCCGAGGGCTGCGGGGCGGAGAAGGGCCCTCCTCCAGCGCTGCGGCGGGGGTGCGGGCGCCCCTATGCGAGCTGCGGGCTGGGGCGGCGGAAAGCCCGAGCGACCCGCGCACCCAGAGCGGTGCGCCCGCCCCCGGACCCCTTGCGGCGCGGGCAcggccgcagccccgctcccTCGGTCGCTGCGACGGCGAGCGGGTGCGGAGCAGTTAAGGGCGGCAAACAAGGAGCGGCAGGTGCGGCAGGAGAGCGGGAGCGAGCAGGTCAGGAGATGcaagcagaggcagaggggagcaggcaCCGAAGGCGGCCGGCAGCAGCCACGGGGCTCGCCTCGCTGCCGCGGCAGAGGAGACCCCTGAGGCCCTGCCGGTGCCTGCCCACCAGCGGCTCTCCAGCTGAAAACCACAGTTTCCTCTCAAAGGGGAAGCGAACTCAGCGCGGAGAGGGGCAGATGCACAATTTCAAAGCCAACACGACCATCTCTTCGTGTTCCAAGGGGCTAGTGATATTTCATCATTTCTTACAGACGCAGGAGGTTTCCTCCCTTCACCCCCAAACCTGGCATACAGCTCATGCGATGTGCGGAcggggggggaggaggaaatcAGCAAAACTGTGCTGACTTTAGGGTGCTTACTTACTGCTAAGCAATTTCTCACAGctccagaaaggaaagcagCCTAGGCGCTTTCCACTTTGCTTGGGACCTTTCCTATTAGCTTCACTTGCAGGTGCTCAGTCCTTGCTCAGGctactgcatttaaaaaaaaaaaccccaaggtttCCCTTGGAATTACTACTGCCCTTTTTAGTATTTTTGGATATTTAGCCTACTATTTCATTAAAGGAACAGGTTGGTTATTTACTGCTTATGGTTTTCTTccaaattcttcagaaaaatatcagCACCTTACCGAGTCCCACTGTGCATGAAGATCAATTGCTTACCTGCTCAACTAccataaaagaaggaaaagcccAGTCCTACTATGTGTTTTGCTTGTGTTCTGGTATCTTTATTAATATCAGCAcatatctgaaaataaagtgCATAGGGAAACCAAATATACTTCTCTGGTTTGGTACAAGGTTTATACAATCATATGCTATTAGTTTATCAATGGCTCTTTTGTTTTAAGCAAAAAGATGACTTTCTGGTATGTAAGTTTCCATGTACACTAGAAAGCAGTTCTGTACTCTGTGAAAGTGCTGTCTGGATGACGACTGAACCCCTGGTGTGGTTGACACTAACAAACTTTTACTGGGACTTTCAGGAACCTAAATGTGGTTCCTGAAGCCAACAGGACATTTCTGGGCAAATAGAATTGGACTAATTAGTAACAAAACCACTGCTGAAATAATAACTTACAGatggaaagggatttttttttcttgatacgTTCAAAGTCATTATGTCAAGTTCTGCTCTTTGGTAGAACTGTGTAACCAATAACTGAAGTTACCCACTGAAACCTGTGTGTAcatctacatatatataaaagcatacAAAGTTCACagaatttgcatttttgcaaTCCTTAGTCAAATCTAGGCATTCTATAAGGAACAGTGCCACTACACAAGGTCTGTGTGAAACTCAAATGCCATTTCCATCAAGTTTCCTGGCAGGTAAGaaaatttccctttaaaataaatggcatgAGGTATGTGTTCAATTACAAGTTTTATCTCAAGAATGTGTTGGGCAGGAAAaattgagaaattattttcccatgTACTTGTGTTCAACCTGCTTCTATCTTTCAGTTTGTTATGAGGCAGTATGATTTACCATAAATACGAGTGTACACCAGAAAAAAGTAGATTATGAAGTTATGGAAACCTGACATTAAAGTGTTGACCAgctaaatccaaaccacatgCAATGGTTCTGACTGCCTTAGTCATACCTATTCTTGACCATGCACAGTACAAgaattgttttctcttttctgttttgttagcTTTTGAAATAGTTCCATCTTTCTTACGTCACTGAAGCCCAGTGCTATAAGCATGTAGCCATAGGTGCTCATAGTACATGTTAAAATTGgtggaaatgttttcaaatatatttgcaaaaaagGAGCTTGTTTTCCCAGCTCTTAGGACTCAATTCCAAGCCCTCTTAAGTCCTGCAATTACCTTTCAGTTGATGCTGATGGGCTTTGGATGAATGTTAGTTATACAAGATATTTAGAATCAAGTTCAAACAACTGTTAAACATAAGTTTTACTTGCTCAGGTAGCTTCGTTGTGCCTCAAACATAGCCAAGTGGCTTCCTTCCTAAAGTCATATTCCAGTGGAACCCCCCCCAGCTCCATATTCCAATATTAAAGCAAGTTATGACTAATGGTAGAGATCAGGCAGTCAATAAAACACAGATGCTTGATATGAGTGAAAGATTCTAGAGATCTTGATTTATCACCGTGTTAGTCCAGTGTTATTGTAGCACAACTACAACTAAAAACTGGAAGTTGCCAGTTTTTCCTCTATGTCctacatacctttttttttaatactcctGATTCCAGATTAGACTCAAGAACATTTCTACTCTACATTCACATAAGAGCATAAGGCATTCATAGCTAGAAGACAGTCCAAACCTTGGTGCAGCACAACATACACAACTAGGTGTTATTTAAAGTtgtgtcatttaaaaataatcaatatatatatatagttgcTTAGAGGGTTCAttaagctggaaaagaaagtcTCCACCTGTTCCATTAAATATCTTAGTTTAAGTGgcaaactgctttttttaaaaaaaagtgaagttaaGGAAATCCTTGCAAGTGTTCCCTTCCGAAtcaaaacttttcttaaaatcaCACAACTATAATTTCTTTTGGATGCACAAGCACTAATGCACATTAACCTCTAGTAGTCAAGTAGTTGAGCCAATCTGACAGTTCACTGTGGCAACTGTGTTGTGTTGGGAGTTAAGAACTCAGAACCAATTACCATGGAAATTATGACCCGCAGCCCATAACAGCAGACAGACTTTCCACAGAACTAGACTTAGAGTAACTATGATCCTTTTTCACGGCCGcacaaatatgtttaaaattgCAACCAGAAAGACGTTTAAGTGAATATTTGCTATGTAACTGATGTGTGAGCACTGTAAAAACAGACAGTATGTCTTCcaaaaactttttctgatgGTTAGGTTATTTCTCATGCTTAACAGTGAGCATGATAAGCAAGCCGGAACAAGTATCAGTTAAATGTGTGGAAATATACAGAGACACAACAATAGATTGATATTTTTGCTTACCTTGGAGTTTGTTGCCTAGTTGCCTCTGAATTCACTATTAGTTGTATGGCTCCAGCTTATTGCAGTTTAAGCCACTGGTCTTACTGTCTGGACCCTTCGGTGCTTCAGAACAGTCCTTTTCATCTAGCTTGGTttcaagttttcaaaaaaaaaataatcaagggCATACTGGATACTAGCGTTAGTCCATCTTTTTGTATATCTGACCTTGAAGTGAGGTAAGAGG comes from Falco naumanni isolate bFalNau1 chromosome 1, bFalNau1.pat, whole genome shotgun sequence and encodes:
- the FREM3 gene encoding LOW QUALITY PROTEIN: FRAS1-related extracellular matrix protein 3 (The sequence of the model RefSeq protein was modified relative to this genomic sequence to represent the inferred CDS: deleted 3 bases in 2 codons; substituted 1 base at 1 genomic stop codon), coding for MAGAPRGDPAAALLLLGLLSAQGAGEPPLEHEASGILVSQRGLRVPLGRSVSLDPAAELVLRVRPGDRCAVAVLGSGPGPQPAGALHPPRFPCAFARGQVTYTHFGARSPSRYRLRLQLRYDSPRRTLVVPFTLEVEVLFQQLRLLSRNLPLPVEKLRGLSAPLDDKVLGFPEGEPGRRCRLTLLPPEAAGAAPLPAYGRLLDAEGRPLPPGYSGGCSAVLRAGMRYQHTAATASPGRDYIPARVTVQPAAGPEQREYFQVLVRIHEGADNEPPKPSFLALLMMEVDQFALTALTLDMLAAEDLETPPDFLIFSLTSVWPSDPRQQGFLLSTDDPSHALVSFSQQEVRELKIAYQPPTLDSDQERIFQVEIEVLDSDGASSDPFAFLILVKPMNTLAPCGTFSRVAGPQLMLFEGQSRPLSGNLEISDEDNLKEVKVWVIRGLQYGKLKVLGVPPGRKYFTAAELAAGQVIYQHDGSEHSYSDNIVFHMADGQHQVEFLYPITIAPDDDQPLLLNANTGLVLSEHQTVQISPFVLSATDVDSDDTAIRFVLAGDSAVSLLHSYHFGELLLRQAEQPASYESKGSEPGLENDSSSSPWHFVEDEHVYESVVNEWLQQDILDGRLFFRHTGAHSTSPVIGHIVFQLQDDNNPPNTSGEHVFTVKVQPVDNLPPALYPGTSLQMTVQEYQLTVFKNHYLRYTDLDTDDRELKYTLLTPPTDTDENHSVVTGEIVLADSPEIRITHFTQAQVNHHKVAYRPPAQDLGITPRVVQFTFRVEDSAGNSLQDTFTLFLQPVDNQPPQITNTGFTVLEGNSFLLTRNQLDATDEDTSADQIVFTVTQAPDHGHLRYREEGLMVQGESFLLDDIGGGHISYKHSGDEFDSDFYQLEVSDGVHHVPITVKITVQPVDDENPGITLSGGHRQAGAAIDVLENGATEITTSLMQGTDEDTDDLVLTFIVQDPPKLGDILVDGVRSGKFTQHDLISGVVVYAHTSGEIGLKKMYDSFNLAISDLSSEWVAGGSALQRVRVAVTILPVDSIAPEVMVAAEPLSVLEGGKSTLTLEQLDVEDINTPRDDILCIVTVQPTSGYLENVSPAPGSEKSRAGTISAFSIKDVRLGHVNYVQSIHKGVEPVEDRFTFQCSDGVNFSPHQFFPIVVIPTNDEKPQLFVREFMVLEGMSLVIDTPTLNGADADVPPDDLHFVIAVPPKHRQIVQQLSTGSVPVHSFTLEEIQETSSIVYEHDDSETKEDSFQIQLTDGHHTVEQNVPIMVILVDDETPRMAINSGLEVEIGKSKVISSQDLKATDTDSEDKSLVYIIRLAPVQGFLQHLNRQEEVLFNITQGTNFTQHDLDQGFIRYVHTGLHGVRDLIKFDVTDGINALIDRYFYITIGSTDTVFPEVINKGVTLKEGGKVTLTTDLLSTSDVNSPDENLCFSVTRSPTRGHLENSDSPGVPVVSFTQLQLAGNKIYYIHTAQDEVKMDSFEFEATDGYNPVFRTFRVFITDVDNKKPILTIGDLVVEEGETRLITPFELTVEDGDTPDHLLLFRVTQVPVHGQILYNNSYPVTSFTKQDLNENLISYRHDGTETSQDSFSFSVTDGTHTNFYVFPDTSKEIHQSQMMRIQITSLDNRVPQLVVNKGAPTLRRLPAGHLGFLITSKALKAEDXDSPHKLLKYKITDGPEHGFLINTSLGNESIRTFIQADIDERKISYILKEGDNATSDIFYFSIEDNGCFFCDTRGNMLKSQPFRLNWAWISLEQENYVVDENSKFLKVAIRRRGYLGETSFISIGTKNGTAVKDKDFKGKPQKQVQFNPEQASATWRVKILADNEYEASETFQIVLSDPVMAALEFPAIATVEVVGPGDVSTVYIPQLEYRVEEDIGELLVPVRRSGDVSRELMFICSTHQGSATGTVPSTVLSYSDYISCPEDHSSIVHFNKDETEKICRIIIIDDSLYEEDETFNISLSMPVGGQIGTEFPSTKVIILADTDDEPTLYFSNTEYQVDESAGYVEIHVWRTGTDLSKAASVMVRSRKTEPVSAEAGVDYVGISRNLDFTPGVNMQVLRVIILDDLGQPILEGLEKFVLVLCMPTNAVLGDPRRTTVFINDTVTDLPKVQFKEPMYMVNEKDEELVALIYRSGDVNHKSTVRCYTRQGSAQVTMDYKERPNTDDSVVVFLPGETEKPCVVTLEDDVIYEEEEEFRLVLGTPKNNSTFGASIGDQKETMIKIQDEDDKPVITFSEIKYSIQEPEEPGEIALVRIHVLRLGDCSKVSVVRVHTKDGSVTSEEGYNPMSEDLEFKEGETEHFVEMEILYEMEILYDGIREVREAFTVHLKADENMVAETQMSKAIVYIEEMDSVADVTFPAVPQVVSLLMYDNTAKSKENPHPPAGYPVVSILACNPKYSDYYKTGSICTTENINDTLYRWLVSAPSGSDGVTSPMREVDSNTFFTSTKSISLDSIYFQAGSRLQCAARAVNVNGNAGLELLSAIYTVNREEGLCQPRIPGTVGAEPFSAKIRYMGPDDPDYPNLIQLTVTMPHTDGMLPVISTRPLSNFELTLSPDGTRVGHHKCSNLLDYNEIQTKHGFITEEIKIPKVIGETSPYQYSSALWSAKTLRFYQNLNLEACLWEFNSYYDMSELLMDCSGSVGTDGQVLNLVQSYVTLRVPLSVSYVFHSPAAVGGWQHFDLQSELRLTFVYDTAILWKDGIGSPPESELQGSLYPTSMRINDEGRLVVNFRTEIRFRGQLVMSHPGTSLASMVMSADHPGLTFTLSLLRSKPTFHQPVQQWSFISDFAVRDYSGTYTVKFIPCTAAPGQQYALPVICNPRDPIAFDMDIRFQQVSDPVAAEFSLNTQMFLLSKKELWISDGSMGFGEGADVAFTKGSEIYGRVMVDPVQNLGDSFSCSIEKVFLCTGADGYVPKYSPDTQEYGCLADSPSLLYRFKILDKAQPETQARAFGNLEFHATLAADHADAFPLVKQPGSDGFSLSSAPLFQVAAGREWYIHTIYTVQSKENAQRHNGERSLDYHHVLSSAQGRVSAAAFKRSRRANPDSPVFMQEIGAEKNRGTNIQHIALDRSDKAVIIHKDVVAAGTPHHRPVLEIASGDSGNGIVPITGGLTGLLLLVCTVVLTLFFLKQRQQPSAGKSKTPVSHSSGSTTQQR